From Camelina sativa cultivar DH55 chromosome 5, Cs, whole genome shotgun sequence:
TATAAGAAAGTAAAAAGTTGTTAAAGtttagaattaaaaacaaacagttACAGAAGTAGCATTCACTAATAGATGGCTTACATATGAAAAGTGGATGGCTCCTCTACTGTGATATGTTACTGAAACCAAATATTTACGTTTCTGTCGCAGTTTGCAGAGCTTCTGGATTCATCTTCGTCGAAGATAATACACATTATTACAAAGGAGGAAAGTTTCGGAAAGATAAGGGCTCTACTTAAGCTCAAGGGTATCTCAGAGGTCCAAAAGGGGTAAGAGCTTATCAACTTTACCGTATTATTATGAAAGAGCATAGCTTTTGCCATACTAATTTGTCacttttcttttcgttttggcTTCAGCCGGAAACCTTTGGCGCACTTGATTGATATCGAACAGTTGGATACAACAGTTATGAGGGACTTTGAAACCGTTCTACTTCCAGATTTTTTCCCATCAATCGAAATTTACACTCAGATTCTGACAAGCATGGCTAGAGAGAGCGTTCACGGTGTACTTCAAAGCTTTATAACAAAAAAGGAGGCCAAGTCTTATCAAGCTGGACCATTGGTGAATGTCCTGGAGAATTGTGGTCAGAACGTGCCTGATCCTTGGAAGAATTTATCTGTTGCTATGTCTGATTAATCAGATGTTCTCCAAAAGCATTTTTGTTTGTTCCATTGAAGTTTAAGCTgcagaaaattttgtttaaaatgatcaaatttCACGCTTTGTGCtaatgattcattttttttgtttggctgaTATTTGTCTTCTTACGCATGCGTCTAATCCGGTTAAACCAAACCTATCCAAACCGATGTGTACCATCGAATTCAGATTGGTAGCTAAAAGATCCGAATAAACCAAAGATTGGGACTTTAACGGCAAAGATGTGATAAGGAGGAGGAAGCAAAATGTGGTCGTCAAGCTTCTTAGCTTCTCCTCACTTGTCTTCTCCTCCCAAATTGTCTCTCttctcatcctcatcatcatcatcatctttttctcATCACAAGATCCAGAAGCAGCAGGTCCTCTGCTTTACCCAGAATCCTTCATCCAGAACTGGCATCAATCTCAGCAAGAGACACTTAAATCTCTCGATTCTCACTCTTTTATTCAATGGGTTCTTGTTGGATAAGGCCAAATCAACCGCAGACCTTCAAAGATACACTGATTCCAACAATGGCTTCACTCTCCTCATACCCTCTTCTTATACCAAGGTACAATTCGAAACTGAGTTACAAAAAATTTGTGTATTCACTCCAAATGCTAATTAATGAATGGGGAATGTGAAGGTAGAGAAAGCAGGAGCCAATGCTCtgtttgaagaacaaaacaatggAAGCAACAATATTGGAGTTGTAGTGAGTCCTGTCCGTATAAAGAGTCTTGAAGACTTTGGTGATCCTCAGTTTGTAGCAGATAAGCTCATTAACGCAGAGAAACGAAAGGTTCGTCTCCTTCTCAAAACCCCTAATAGAAAATGTGTTTTGGGGAAGCTTTATGTGGTTTTGTTTGAAAATCAGGAAAGTACAGTGGAAGCTGAAGTTGTATCAGTTGGAGAGAGATCAGGAcaaggacaacaacaacaagtgtATGAGTTTGAATACAAGATTGATAGCACGAGAGGTGGGATCAAGAGGGTTTTCTCGGCTGCGTTTGTGAGTTCTAAGAAGCTTTATCTATTGAACGTTGTTCATTCAGACAAACCAGAGAACCCTTTGGATTCAAGTACGAGGATGTTGTTGGAACAAGTTCTTCACTCCTTTGATGCTCTGCCTCTCACATGACATCATGACTCACCCCCAAATAAAAAACTATGTTTCTTGTTGATGGGCTCATTCTTGAGTTGATGGGCTTTTGCTGAACCCAATAAATCTGAGATTTCTTTTGTTACAAAATCTGTTTCCTAATTTTTGTGtatatttgtgtgtgtgaaTAACATGCAAATACAAGTTTTGAATTCGGATAATGACACAACAGTAACACTATTATAAATTTGTAGTCGACGACTTATAATTGCtgtatcatatatgtatgtatttgttTGAAAGcttaattgaaaacaaaatcgTTCACAAAATACTCAACTgtttagtagtatttttttgtcagacaaattaaatgatatatacCGATATACgtataaaataagaagaagaagatgtgtgaCAAAGACACTTATGGCTTTGTGATTAATTTTGGGATAGAGTTATGATATCTTACGGTCTATATGTTTTTCTGTTTATCGACAGTAACTAAGGAGAGAAACTAATTTTTTTCCACACCGAcgataatgataataataattgtaatattttcacCTTAAATAATTCACCCAAGTAGACAAACATAGGTGAAATCTTAATTTTCCCTATTGAACATAATAAATTCTCTACATTTTGGTTTTGACCGCTCCTGTTGTATTGCATATAATGCGAATAAGGTATATCAGTATACTTACCATATACTATATGGTTGGTTAATTGGCGATGTGATTGTTCATGTACAATAAAAGTTTTATGAGTAAATTACGATTGCATGAacttaaaactatataaaaaatcgTTTCATACAATGTTTTTGTTGAACGATTGACGTATCGGGCTATATATAGCTCTATATATTGCagttaaatatattaaaatttcccTCAAgctaattaaatttgttatttctGTCTGAAACGTTACACTTTAAATGTTTTATAAGTACGTTTGAATTATTATCCCATGAGGTAGGAAACATTGAACACATCGACCACATTTACattcatatataaatgattacttttttttttttttttttttttttNNNNNNNNNNNNNNNNNNNNNNNNNNNNNNNNNNNNNNNNNNNNNNNNNNNNNNNNNNNNNNNNNNNNNNNNNNNNNNNNNNNNNNNNNNNNNNNNNNNNNNNNNNNNNNNNNNNNNNNNNNNNNNNNNNNNNNNNNNNNNNNNNNNNNNNNNNNNNNNNNNNNNNNNNNNNNNNNNNNNNNNNNNNNNNNNNNNNNNNNNNNNNNNNNNNNNNNNNNNNNNNNNNNNNNNNNNNNNNNNNNNNNNNNNNNNNNNNNNNNNNNNNNNNNNNNNNNNNNNNNNNNNNNNNNNNNNNNNNNNNNNNNNNNNNNNNNNNNNNNNNNNNNNNNNNNNNNNNNNNNNNNNNNNNNNNNNNNNNNNNNNNNNNNNNNNNNNNNNNNNNNNNNNNNNNNNNNNNNNNNNNNNNNNNNNNNNNNNNNNNNNNNNNNNNNNNNNNNNNNNNNNNNNNNNNNNNNNNNNNNNNNNNNNNNNNNNNNNNNNNNNNNNNNNNNNNNNNNNNNNNNNNNNNNNNNNNNNNNNNNNNNNNNNNNNNNNNNNNNNNNNNNNNNNNNNNNNNNNNNNNNNNNNNNNNNNNNNNNNNNNNNNNNNNNNNNNNNNNNNNNNNNNNNNNNNNNNNNNNNNNNNNNNNNNNNNNNNNNNNNNNNNNNNNNNNNNNNNNNNNNNNNNAATTGTGTATGggaggagaaaagaaagaaagaacagaaaAGTCAGCAATTTCAGAACTTAGAAAAGAAAGGTACGGACAGTGTCTGCCATATTTTGATCAGTCACTCGTcaaatcatctctctctctttttttttaatagtttttttgtatgtttttttttcttcttctagcttaacctttttgtattttgttaattaactaATCATATCTAATATCTTATTTCTGTAACGTGTCATATTTTGGATTCAACTGTTGTTTTACGattgaatttttattaattgtatttttatgaACGTACTTGTTCAAAATGCTACAATCTTCATGTTAGAAATATAAACTATTTAAGTTCATACACGGtaatttctcaattttacaTACTAATTAAGACACACAACATTTTTAGTTACACATCAAAATCTGAAatacaaaaccataaaaataaattatatccaAAACATAGATAAAATTTTTGGATACACTTACACCaatctatatttaaaatgtttggtGTGACACCTCCAGGCTTCTGTGATGTGAGTCCTCTTCTAAGATGAAAAAGAATCACATACATGATGTACATATTGATGGACAAAAATAATCTATTGAACGGTCACTGTTAGaaatgtgtaaatatatatgcAACTAATTAGAACGTGTATCACATTCATTAACTTCAACGGACTTGGGATGTTAAGGCCTCTATCGTTTATCCAGAAGATATAGTTTAGTTTTGATATTGGAATCTCAAATTTTTTAGGCAAAGTTGACTTGCACACTGACACGTCGCTTATAATCATAACTCAATATTTTTAGCTGAAAATTAACATTAAGACCTCGACAAGAATGAAATGTCTTGGaaccaaaattatttaactTTCGTTTTCATGTATACATATCAATTTTCTTAAAGAAAGCTTTTCAAATTCcttaaattgaaatattaaaattttaagtctatttaattatttatcatgATTCTTATAGAATTTTACCATCACATATGTATGCAGGTCCGGGTTAaagctagggcgagaggaacgGATGCCATGGgacaaaaatttttttttgggaaaagcTTAAGCATTTGGAGtccaagaaaaaggaaaaaaaattttatattgaaaaagGTCCAAAAAAATCTATACGCTTagggacaaatttttttttgagacggGACTATGTATGTATGTAAGCAATATTTCAAATTCAAGACGTAGCTATCGAATCAAGACTTTAGAAATTGTACTATCCAAatgatatataagtttttttttttgtgaacagaTAAACGCagtaaaattacataaaacttcttGATAACAAGTATTTGTTTACGAAAACTTTGTAAATGATCAACAATGTAATGAATTTCgctaaatatgaaattttagtatattttcaGTCGAATATATGTGATTGTATCTCAAAAATGGAACCGAAATGGTTATGTTTTCTTGAAGTATAGTAACTTGAAAAAATTGAGTTTGACATTCTTTTTGAGATAATTTATATGGTCCAACTTCGCAGTTACTTCATCTATTGGTACGTCGTTGTTGTAGGTTTACGAATCTTAACTAGTTTACAGATTAGTTCTAGTATATGATTCAATGTATATGCACGTACGTGTGTACgtgaatgaaattaaaaaaagacgGAAGCATACGTACAAGCATCATCGTGCAATAAAGTGTACTCATAGAATTTTTAGTTTGAAAAAGAGACAAATGGGGACAAAAGAGAGGAAATGCGAAACAGCAAAAGAGCTGTTTGGTATTTTACCAACAGTTTAGGATTTAATAAGAATGTTGACAGAACACTACGCATTTATGTGAATgaatacaacatttttttttttaatctatagaGAAAATAGAATTGAAAAAGAGACAGTACTGTTAAAAGGAAATGCAGAGGCAAATTGCAATTTGTCTGCATGCATGCATTTATAGTCTTGTCTCTTagtattttttacaaaaagaaaaaaaaagagcaaaaaattTATCCAATAAGGAATGTATACATGGTAATCTAACATAATATTAgtgtaaacatttttaaattaatattactaattttatactctctttgtttctaattaattaacttattTTGACTCATATTAAgaatatttactaaaatttaatCAGAAATGcattattttgtgatttaaGTTTTTCAGTAAATCTAAACCAACAGtatatactgtatttttttttttgaagtttacagtttatcaataaaaactaatagataattaaaaacctcaaaaactatatatgtttttcaaaCAGAAGTTTTTCCTagaaaattgattaataaagaCAGAGGGACGGAGTCATTAGTAAGATTATATTGGTATCACGTGTTCGAACAAAAAAGTTCTGCAAGGGCTGGCTATGCAAGATCAGCTCAAAACCTTGTGAGTTTTTGAATGTCTTCTAGTGTATGTACACACCTTCATGGTATATGAATTCATTAagaatataacatattttagattttgataaACAATATTGTATGTTTCTTTTGGATAATTCGTTATGAAGTCCGGAACGAGTAAACCTAAACTAGTACTTAACTAACTAACTATGGTGTTTCgttaccatatatatatccgtccaagaaattaaattagattttagtTACATGAATGGAATCATGGAAACATAACATTCAAGTTATAATGTGTGCATTTACCGACCTGAAACTTTTCTTCACCAAGCCAACCAAATCAAAGTATAaactaattagtttttttatttgattgaaaTGTTATTTGCgtagaaattaaaatttggaatttcAAGATGAGAACATAAATATCCTTTAAGgccccaaaaaaaatgaatatccaGAATCAAGAATGTTGACAGAGGGGCAGAGACAGGGCTTTAGAGCCTATAGACAACTAATAATAGGTGCGAATGCTAATGCATGCAATGTTTTTGCATGCAGACGTTAAAGTCAAAATGCTCAGTTTTCTGGAGATTCTAAACAGACAATTCTATGCTGTGATGTGATATTTGAAGCAAAATTTTATGTAACAAAATCTGTTAAATTAATACATGTCAACTCTTACATAATAtggtatgtaaaataaaattaaatgtacTTGTGATTAAATTATACAATGTGTATGTAAATCACgaaaacataattaatacatagaACGTGTATGTTTTCATTTCACATTGTTGTTACCCAATTTACTAACTTGTCTGTCCATGTAAAGATTGGAGAAAATTTAcccattttatttttcttttagtatgATGTGTCAACGTCATCCTGTTGAGAGAAGTAAATCATAATAAAGTAATTATGACATAATCATTTAAGTTTCTCCTCATTCTCCTTTCATCCTCTCTCTCTGCATCATACATGCAAATTCACAcagatatatacatatttatctatTCTAGGTCTTGATATGATTGATCATATTTTAGTGATAATATCTATAAACCACAAAAATGTAGTTTTATCATTTGTTAATGAGTACTGGCGTTTTTCTTTGTCTTGTATGATGTTTTTATCTTTCTGcacaaaataaatgtaaaaatactaataagaCTGTGGTTTTTATGTTTACACAGACGGATGTGTCAATGTCTTAATTAATTGTATGAGAGAAttgtacatattttttaaaaaaaagaacctaTTGAATGATCCACCTCGAGAACCCATGCACCTTCattgtttctctttgatttttgtacctcttctctcttttctctatcCTCTTAAGTTggcatattaattattaattaaagaatgTCACAAACTATTCTACAAAAGAAGTGATTATATAGGATCCGCTTATATATCTAACGTTTCGTTATATTTGAAACCAATGATGTTTAAATTATTTGCAAAGGGTTTTGAAATAAGATATAGTTCTCATTATGTGATATATGGTATATAAATCTCTTCTGCATGTATTAATATATACTACTGTATAAAAAAGTGAAAACTCCCGACAAAATAAACTTTGATAGGTGAAAACTATagttattccaaaaaaatatattcctttataaattatattcaaaatttacagaGAGTACGTATTAATTTGGAGCATATGGGATGGGCCGGTTTCAgtgtaaaacataaaaaacaatatagtacaatcttctttctttatgtttattttctGTCTAACCCTTCCCTCTCTTGCGTCCCTTTCCCAATGCactttaatagtattatttataacttttaccattttttctCCAACCATATAAACATCCACACACGCACATCTcattctctctatatatatgtaaccctAAGTGTGAGTGTGA
This genomic window contains:
- the LOC104786852 gene encoding psbP domain-containing protein 2, chloroplastic-like produces the protein MWSSSFLASPHLSSPPKLSLFSSSSSSSSFSHHKIQKQQVLCFTQNPSSRTGINLSKRHLNLSILTLLFNGFLLDKAKSTADLQRYTDSNNGFTLLIPSSYTKVEKAGANALFEEQNNGSNNIGVVVSPVRIKSLEDFGDPQFVADKLINAEKRKESTVEAEVVSVGERSGQGQQQQVYEFEYKIDSTRGGIKRVFSAAFVSSKKLYLLNVVHSDKPENPLDSSTRMLLEQVLHSFDALPLT